In the genome of Meles meles chromosome 2, mMelMel3.1 paternal haplotype, whole genome shotgun sequence, one region contains:
- the SOD3 gene encoding extracellular superoxide dismutase [Cu-Zn] produces MLAPLLLCAYLLLAAPASRAWPGVDPEEPGSSTAEQIRDMHEKVTAIWQELTQRQATADGPDAALHAACRVEPSATLDAAQPRVSGLVLFRQLAPGARLEAYFDLEGFPVEANSSSRAIHVHQFGDLSQGCESTGAHYNPLAVPHPQHPGDFGNFAVRDGRLFKYRGNLAASLAGPHSVVGRAVVVHAGEDDLGRGSNPASVENGNAGRRLACCVVGLSGPLPWARLAQEHAERKKRRRESECKTS; encoded by the coding sequence ATGCTGGCCCCATTGCTGCTGTGTGCCTACCTGCTGCTGGCGGCACCCGCCTCGCGCGCCTGGCCTGGCGTGGACCCGGAGGAGCCCGGCTCCAGCACGGCGGAGCAGATCCGCGACATGCACGAGAAAGTGACGGCCATCTGGCAGGAGCTGACGCAGCGACAGGCGACGGCCGACGGCCCGGACGCCGCGCTCCACGCCGCCTGCCGTGTGGAGCCGTCGGCCACGCTGGATGCCGCGCAGCCACGGGTGAGCGGCCTCGTGCTCTTCCGGCAGCTGGCGCCCGGCGCCCGGCTCGAGGCCTACTTCGACCTGGAGGGCTTCCCGGTCGAGGCCAACAGCTCCAGCCGGGCCATCCACGTGCACCAGTTCGGGGACCTGAGCCAGGGCTGCGAGTCCACAGGCGCGCACTACAACCCGCTGGCCGTGCCGCATCCGCAGCACCCGGGCGACTTCGGCAACTTCGCCGTGCGCGACGGCCGCCTCTTCAAGTACCGCGGCAACCTCGCTGCCTCGCTCGCCGGCCCGCACTCCGTCGTGGGCCGCGCCGTGGTGGTGCACGCGGGCGAGGACGATCTGGGCCGCGGCAGCAACCCGGCCAGCGTGGAGAATGGCAACGCGGGCCGCCGGCTCGCCTGCTGCGTAGTGGGCTTGAGCGGGCCGCTGCCCTGGGCGCGCCTAGCGCAGGAGCACGCCGAGCGCAAGAAGCGGCGGCGGGAGAGCGAGTGCAAGACCTCCTGA